From one Bacteroides eggerthii genomic stretch:
- a CDS encoding FprA family A-type flavoprotein: MNPKTVIKGKIHYVGVNDRNKHLFEGMWPLPYGVSYNSYLIDDETVALIDTVDICYFEVYLRKIKSIIGERPIQYLIINHMEPDHSGSIRLIKQHYPDIIIVGNKQTFGMIEGFYGVTGEQYMVKDEDFLALGHHKLRFYMTPMVHWPETMMTFDETEGVLFSGDGFGCFGTLDGGFLDTRMNLDKYWDEMVRYYSNIVGKYGSPVQKALAKLGGLPISTICSTHGPVWTDNIAKVIGIYDRLSRYAAEEGVVIVYGSMYGNTEQMAEAIAAELSVQGIKNIVMHNVSKSNPSYIIADIFKYRGLIVGSPTYSNQIYPEIESLLSKILVREVKGRYLGYFGSFCWAGAAVKRMGEFAEKSKFEIVGDPVEMKQAMKDITYEQCELLARAMAERLKKDRK, translated from the coding sequence ATGAACCCAAAAACAGTGATAAAAGGAAAAATCCACTACGTGGGAGTGAATGATCGCAATAAGCATTTGTTTGAAGGTATGTGGCCATTGCCTTATGGAGTGTCTTATAACTCCTACCTGATAGACGATGAAACAGTTGCATTGATCGATACGGTAGACATTTGTTACTTTGAGGTTTATCTTCGGAAAATAAAAAGTATCATTGGCGAACGCCCTATTCAGTATCTTATCATCAACCACATGGAGCCAGATCATTCCGGATCTATTCGCTTAATCAAACAACATTATCCCGACATCATTATAGTTGGCAATAAGCAGACTTTCGGTATGATAGAAGGATTTTATGGCGTAACGGGCGAGCAATATATGGTGAAAGATGAGGATTTTCTGGCTTTAGGGCACCATAAACTCCGTTTCTATATGACACCTATGGTGCATTGGCCCGAAACAATGATGACCTTTGATGAAACGGAAGGGGTGCTTTTTTCCGGTGACGGCTTCGGTTGCTTCGGTACGCTCGACGGAGGTTTCCTGGATACGCGTATGAATCTGGATAAGTATTGGGATGAAATGGTACGTTACTATTCTAATATCGTAGGTAAATACGGTTCTCCTGTACAGAAGGCTTTGGCAAAGTTGGGCGGATTGCCTATCTCTACCATTTGTTCCACTCATGGACCTGTGTGGACGGACAATATAGCCAAGGTTATCGGTATCTACGACCGTCTGAGCCGTTATGCAGCTGAGGAAGGTGTAGTCATAGTCTACGGTTCCATGTATGGCAATACCGAACAAATGGCAGAGGCAATAGCTGCGGAACTTTCCGTTCAGGGCATCAAGAACATCGTGATGCACAATGTCAGCAAGAGCAATCCTTCTTATATCATAGCCGATATATTCAAATACCGGGGACTGATTGTGGGTAGTCCCACTTATAGCAATCAGATTTATCCGGAAATAGAATCGCTGCTTTCCAAAATACTGGTACGCGAGGTGAAAGGACGTTATTTGGGCTATTTCGGTTCATTCTGTTGGGCAGGTGCTGCAGTGAAGCGCATGGGTGAATTTGCTGAAAAAAGTAAATTTGAAATCGTAGGTGACCCGGTGGAAATGAAGCAGGCTATGAAGGACATCACCTATGAGCAATGCGAACTCTTGGCGCGTGCTATGGCAGAACGTTTGAAGAAAGACAGGAAATAA
- a CDS encoding TIGR01212 family radical SAM protein (This family includes YhcC from E. coli K-12, an uncharacterized radical SAM protein.): MSTTSRYNEFPAFLKRYFPYKVQKISLNAGFTCPNRDGNKGYGGCTYCNNQTFNPDYCRTEKPICLQLEEGKRFFAHKYPEMKYLAYFQAYTNTYGELESLKRKYEEALSVEGVVGLVIGTRPDCMPDDLLRYLESINKHTFLLVEYGIESTCDETLRRINRGHTFQTTADAVCRTAACGILTGGHVILGLPGETRQSIVAQAHDLSQLPLTTLKIHQLQLIRGTRMALEYEQNPEDFHLFDVEEYIDLVVDYVEHLRPDIVLERFVSQSPKDLLIAPDWGLKNYEFNHRVQKRMKELDAYQGKKYEM; this comes from the coding sequence ATGAGTACAACATCTCGTTATAATGAATTTCCCGCGTTTCTGAAACGTTATTTCCCATATAAAGTGCAGAAAATTTCGTTGAATGCAGGTTTCACTTGTCCCAATCGTGACGGAAATAAAGGATATGGCGGTTGTACCTATTGCAATAACCAGACTTTTAATCCGGACTACTGCCGCACAGAGAAACCGATATGTTTGCAACTGGAGGAAGGAAAACGTTTCTTCGCCCATAAATATCCGGAAATGAAGTATCTGGCCTACTTTCAGGCTTATACAAATACATACGGCGAATTGGAGTCTTTGAAACGGAAATATGAAGAGGCGCTGTCAGTAGAAGGAGTGGTAGGGCTGGTCATCGGCACTCGCCCGGATTGTATGCCGGATGATCTGCTCCGGTATTTGGAAAGCATCAATAAGCATACTTTCCTTTTGGTGGAATATGGCATTGAGAGTACTTGTGATGAAACACTCCGCCGAATTAATCGCGGGCATACTTTTCAGACCACCGCTGATGCAGTGTGCCGGACGGCGGCTTGTGGCATATTGACAGGCGGGCATGTGATTCTGGGCTTGCCGGGCGAAACCCGTCAAAGTATCGTGGCACAGGCGCATGATTTGTCGCAACTACCGCTTACTACGCTGAAAATTCATCAGTTACAGCTGATACGGGGTACTCGTATGGCTTTGGAATATGAGCAGAACCCCGAAGACTTCCACCTCTTTGATGTAGAGGAGTATATTGATCTTGTTGTAGACTATGTGGAACATCTTCGTCCGGACATTGTTTTGGAGCGTTTTGTTTCGCAGTCTCCGAAAGACTTACTTATAGCACCGGACTGGGGACTGAAAAATTATGAATTTAACCACCGGGTTCAAAAAAGAATGAAAGAACTTGATGCATATCAAGGGAAGAAGTATGAAATGTGA
- the nagB gene encoding glucosamine-6-phosphate deaminase has protein sequence MRLIIQPDYQSVSQWAAHYVAAKIKAANPTPEKPFVLGCPTGSSPLGMYKALIDLNKKGIVSFQNVVTFNMDEYVGLPKEHPESYYSFMWNNFFSHIDIKPENTNILNGNAADLDAECARYEEKIKSYGGIDLFMGGIGPDGHIAFNEPGSSLSSRTRQKTLTTDTIIANSRFFDNDVNKVPKTSLTVGVGTVLSAREVMIIVNGHNKARALYHAVEGPIMQMWTISALQMHEKGIIVCDDAATVELKVGTYRYFKDIEAEHLEPASLLK, from the coding sequence ATGAGACTAATCATTCAACCGGATTATCAATCCGTATCACAGTGGGCGGCGCATTATGTAGCTGCCAAAATCAAAGCCGCTAATCCCACACCCGAAAAACCGTTTGTATTGGGATGTCCTACCGGTTCTTCTCCTTTGGGGATGTATAAGGCTTTAATCGACCTGAATAAGAAAGGCATCGTGTCTTTTCAGAATGTAGTGACTTTCAATATGGATGAATATGTCGGCTTGCCGAAGGAACATCCCGAAAGCTATTATTCTTTTATGTGGAACAACTTTTTCAGCCACATTGACATCAAACCGGAAAATACCAATATCTTGAATGGCAATGCCGCCGACCTCGATGCGGAGTGTGCACGCTATGAAGAAAAAATTAAGTCATATGGTGGCATTGACCTCTTTATGGGCGGTATTGGTCCAGATGGGCACATTGCATTCAACGAACCGGGTTCTTCCTTGTCTTCGCGCACTCGTCAGAAGACATTGACTACCGACACTATTATTGCTAATTCCCGTTTCTTTGATAATGACGTAAACAAAGTGCCTAAGACATCGTTGACAGTAGGCGTGGGTACTGTGCTCAGTGCAAGAGAGGTGATGATTATCGTAAACGGTCATAACAAAGCTCGTGCGCTGTATCATGCAGTAGAAGGCCCTATCATGCAGATGTGGACAATCAGTGCCCTGCAAATGCACGAAAAGGGCATTATCGTTTGTGACGATGCTGCTACGGTAGAGTTGAAGGTAGGTACTTATCGCTACTTCAAGGATATCGAAGCTGAGCATCTGGAGCCGGCATCTTTGTTGAAGTAA
- a CDS encoding MIP family channel protein, translated as MKKYIAEMFGTMVLVLMGCGTAISLSCTSADPNLSSTVIGTALAFGLSVVAMAYTIGGISGCHINPAITLGCLLSGRISGKEAGMYMLFQVIGAILGSVILWGLTSNASLVGTGANVCQEGVSIMGGLLAEVVFTFVFVLVVLGTTDAQKGAGNFAGLAIGLSLVLVHLACIRYTGTSVNPARSIGPALFQGGEALSQLWIFIIGPFIGAALSAGVWNIFAEKKG; from the coding sequence ATGAAAAAGTACATTGCAGAAATGTTCGGAACTATGGTTCTCGTCCTCATGGGTTGTGGCACAGCAATCAGTTTATCATGTACATCAGCCGATCCCAATTTATCATCTACGGTGATAGGAACCGCACTTGCTTTTGGGCTCTCGGTAGTAGCTATGGCATACACTATTGGCGGTATTTCCGGTTGTCATATCAATCCGGCAATAACCTTGGGATGTTTACTGTCCGGACGCATTAGTGGGAAAGAAGCAGGTATGTATATGCTGTTTCAAGTGATTGGAGCTATTTTAGGCTCTGTGATTCTTTGGGGATTGACTTCTAATGCCAGTTTGGTAGGAACGGGTGCCAATGTCTGTCAGGAAGGAGTTTCCATAATGGGTGGTCTGTTGGCTGAAGTTGTGTTCACATTTGTGTTTGTTCTGGTTGTGCTGGGTACTACCGATGCCCAGAAAGGTGCAGGAAATTTTGCAGGACTTGCCATTGGCCTTTCTTTGGTACTTGTTCACTTGGCTTGTATTCGTTATACCGGGACTTCGGTCAATCCGGCACGTAGTATAGGGCCTGCTCTTTTTCAGGGAGGAGAGGCATTAAGCCAACTTTGGATTTTCATTATTGGTCCATTCATCGGTGCGGCTTTGAGTGCTGGAGTGTGGAATATATTTGCAGAAAAAAAGGGTTGA